In the Octadecabacter sp. SW4 genome, one interval contains:
- a CDS encoding peroxidase family protein, with the protein MPILTDAESQIRLTEANYGDGLGTLAGDLDPVAISQLLFDQDGDMANGAGLSNMFTIWGQFIDHDLALTPEGNGEMMTAEGLVAPVPRSAFAGGTDDPRVPLNTITWQLDGSQIYGSSAARNEDVRSFEGGKLKLSFDNSSDNGLLPKATPQTEMAGDITSDDPVYLAGDVRANENPNLLSLQTMMAREHNYWAEQLAQAHPDWDDQQLFKGARSIVEFEIQKVTYDQWLPHLVGDAVPEDYDYDPEADGQISVEFSTAAFRFGHTMISSVLDRLDDDGTQATGGSPGLMEAFFDHGIVEDGGIDPLIRGMLGNTTQELDTQVVDDLNFFLETPTGVSGFSLVALNLLRGQDHGLQNYVDTRAALLGDIAPDTLDPDDFSIITADPALQAQFASVFDSVQDVPLWVGGLAEDAVEGAQLGPLFTYIVAEQFIRTRAADETFGQLDPALGPEIIAQVIAGGLADIIERTTDVDMVQDDPFVAAARDLDVAKAPAGTWGADQMDLVAQDINDSVRSHKGDDSVDLSGGTQLRGDLITGRGGDTVTASSGDIHGDIRTGDGDDRVTLTGTARVGGNIRTGAGNDVVTLSDMAGVARDIITGAGADTVTLTGRATVGDDIRTGGGDDTVKIAVGASVDGAVRLGGGDDTLTLAAGAQVGKISGGAGQDTLGMTGGRFRVDWGNGGPEGGNGTIVYLNADGTETGETTAFRSIEMVTCFTPTTRIIAAGGIRQIEGLQIGDQVWTLDAGLQPIRWIGQVTVPANGPFTPIRIAAGALGNSRDLTVSPQHRMMLEGWQVELHCGAGEVLAPAKGLVNDTTIRPAPADMVTYIHLMFDSHQIVMAEGIPSESFHPGQQALSAMDHTTRAEVLALFPELADNPAGYGPSARMGVTVREAQVLRE; encoded by the coding sequence CGATATGGCCAATGGCGCTGGTCTGTCGAATATGTTTACGATCTGGGGTCAGTTTATTGACCACGATCTGGCGCTGACCCCCGAAGGCAATGGCGAAATGATGACGGCCGAGGGTCTGGTCGCGCCGGTGCCACGTTCTGCCTTTGCCGGGGGCACGGACGATCCGCGCGTGCCGCTCAACACGATCACATGGCAGCTTGATGGTAGCCAGATCTACGGCTCATCGGCCGCGCGAAACGAGGATGTGCGCAGCTTCGAGGGGGGCAAGCTCAAGCTGTCGTTCGATAATTCCTCTGACAACGGTCTGCTGCCCAAGGCCACGCCACAGACGGAGATGGCGGGCGATATCACGTCAGATGATCCGGTCTATCTGGCGGGCGATGTGCGCGCGAATGAAAACCCCAACCTGCTGTCGCTACAAACGATGATGGCGCGCGAACACAATTACTGGGCCGAGCAATTGGCACAGGCCCATCCCGACTGGGATGACCAACAATTGTTCAAAGGCGCACGCAGCATCGTCGAATTTGAAATCCAGAAGGTGACCTATGATCAATGGTTGCCACATCTGGTGGGCGACGCGGTTCCCGAAGATTATGACTACGACCCCGAGGCAGATGGCCAGATCAGCGTCGAATTTTCCACCGCCGCCTTTCGCTTTGGCCACACCATGATTTCATCGGTGCTGGACCGTCTGGACGATGATGGCACGCAGGCGACAGGTGGATCGCCGGGCCTGATGGAGGCGTTTTTTGATCACGGAATCGTCGAGGATGGCGGCATTGATCCGCTGATCCGTGGAATGCTGGGCAACACGACCCAGGAACTTGATACGCAAGTCGTTGATGATCTGAATTTTTTTCTTGAAACACCGACCGGAGTCAGCGGCTTTTCCCTTGTGGCGCTGAACCTGCTGCGCGGTCAGGACCACGGCCTGCAAAACTATGTAGATACGCGCGCGGCCCTGTTGGGGGATATCGCCCCCGATACGTTGGACCCGGATGATTTCAGCATCATCACCGCCGATCCTGCCCTTCAGGCGCAATTTGCCAGTGTGTTCGACAGCGTTCAGGATGTTCCCCTTTGGGTTGGGGGCTTGGCCGAAGACGCGGTTGAGGGTGCGCAGCTTGGCCCGCTTTTCACCTATATCGTCGCCGAGCAGTTCATTCGCACCCGCGCAGCCGATGAAACCTTTGGTCAGCTTGATCCCGCCTTAGGCCCCGAGATCATCGCCCAGGTCATAGCCGGTGGGCTGGCTGATATCATCGAACGCACGACCGATGTGGACATGGTGCAGGACGACCCCTTTGTCGCCGCCGCCCGCGATCTGGATGTGGCCAAGGCCCCCGCAGGCACATGGGGGGCCGATCAGATGGATCTGGTTGCGCAAGACATCAACGACAGCGTCCGTAGCCACAAGGGCGACGACAGCGTCGATCTGTCCGGCGGCACGCAGCTGCGCGGCGATCTGATTACCGGCCGGGGCGGCGATACCGTGACGGCCAGCAGCGGCGATATCCACGGTGACATTCGCACAGGCGACGGCGACGACAGGGTCACGCTGACCGGCACGGCCCGCGTGGGAGGTAATATCCGCACAGGCGCGGGCAATGACGTCGTGACCCTGTCCGATATGGCCGGCGTCGCCCGGGATATCATCACCGGTGCCGGGGCCGATACGGTCACGCTTACGGGGCGCGCAACCGTGGGCGATGATATCCGCACGGGCGGTGGCGACGACACCGTCAAGATCGCGGTCGGGGCCAGCGTGGATGGTGCGGTGCGTCTGGGCGGCGGTGACGATACGCTTACCCTCGCGGCCGGGGCGCAGGTTGGCAAAATCAGCGGCGGCGCGGGTCAGGATACCCTTGGCATGACAGGCGGGCGATTCCGCGTTGACTGGGGCAATGGCGGCCCCGAGGGCGGCAATGGCACGATCGTCTACCTGAACGCGGACGGCACGGAAACCGGCGAAACCACGGCGTTTCGCAGCATCGAGATGGTCACCTGTTTCACGCCGACGACGCGGATCATCGCCGCTGGTGGCATCCGCCAGATCGAAGGGTTGCAGATCGGTGATCAGGTCTGGACGCTGGACGCGGGCCTGCAACCGATCCGCTGGATCGGCCAGGTTACAGTGCCCGCAAACGGCCCGTTCACGCCGATCCGTATCGCCGCCGGGGCGCTGGGCAATAGCCGCGATCTGACTGTCTCACCGCAGCACCGGATGATGCTGGAGGGCTGGCAGGTGGAACTGCACTGCGGCGCAGGCGAGGTTCTGGCCCCCGCCAAGGGGTTGGTCAATGATACCACGATCCGCCCGGCCCCTGCCGATATGGTGACCTATATTCACCTGATGTTTGACAGCCACCAGATTGTCATGGCCGAAGGCATCCCATCGGAAAGCTTCCACCCCGGCCAACAGGCCTTGTCGGCGATGGATCACACGACCCGCGCCGAAGTTCTGGCGCTGTTCCCCGAACTGGCCGACAACCCCGCCGGTTACGGCCCGAGCGCGCGCATGGGGGTCACGGTGCGCGAGGCGCAGGTGTTGCGGGAGTGA